A genomic region of Tigriopus californicus strain San Diego chromosome 1, Tcal_SD_v2.1, whole genome shotgun sequence contains the following coding sequences:
- the LOC131886099 gene encoding V-type proton ATPase subunit F → MALHAAKGKLIGVIGDEDTCVGFLLGGIGEMNKNRHPNFMVVDKNTPLTDIEECLKKFIKRDDVDIILINQNIAEMIRHTIDQHTAPVPAILEIPSKDHPYDPSKDSILRRAKGMFSIEDMR, encoded by the exons ATGGCCTTGCACGCAGCTAAGGGCAAGCTTATCGGAGTCATTGGAGATGAA GACACGTGTGTGGGATTTCTCTTGGGTGGCATTGGCGAGATGAACAAGAATCGTCATCCCAACTTCATGGTGGTGGACAAGA ACACGCCTTTAACTGACATTGAGGAATGCTTGAAAAAGTTCATCAAACGTGACGACGTTGACATCATCTTAATCAATCAGAAC ATCGCAGAAATGATTCGCCACACCATTGACCAACACACGGCTCCAGTTCCGGCCATTTTAGAGATCCCTTCCAAGGATCATCCGTATGATCCATCCAAGGACTCGATTTTGCGACGAGCCAAAGGCATGTTCAGCATTGAGGATATGCGTTAA
- the LOC131886081 gene encoding Y+L amino acid transporter 2-like has protein sequence MAVTSPEDPVEARPMLNSSPEKNETVEKREKHGDEDEGVHMKREIGLLEGVAIILGIIIGSGIFISPKGVLKETGSVGMSLVVWSLCGFLSMIGALCYAELGTSIPKSGSDYAYINEAFGPMPSFLYLWAANVIFVPTTNAIMGLTVASYLAQPFFPDCEVPQLAMQLIAALCICFLTWLNCHSMKVTTSLQNMFMFTKLTALALVIGVGFIVFVQGGYKRFDNAFANTETDPGKIAVSFYSGIYSYAGWNYLNFMTEELRDPYRNLPKAIYISIPLVTISYVLANVAYLAVLDPVSMISSNAVAVTFADQTLGIGSLLIPALVAVSAFGGLSCHIMTSSRLCFVGARQGHFPDCLSMITVDKFTPKPALIFLCILSLFYLGVGDIYSLIDYASFVESMFILISLTGLLYLRWKRPNMERPIKVHLAVPITFLFICTFLVFMPLYVRPMEVGMGLLITASGIPIYLVGVKLTNKPAWFTTLLGQVTNQTQKLFMSVKED, from the exons ATGGCGGTGACGAGTCCGGAGGATCCAGTTGAGGCTAGACCCATGTTGAATTCCTCCCCCGAGAAAAATGAGACCGtggagaagagagagaaacatgGGGATGAGGACGAAGGTGTTCATATGAAGAGAGAGATCGGGCTTCTCGAGGGTGTTGCCATTATTTTAGGAATCATAATTGGATCAG GAATATTCATCTCACCCAAGGGAGTTCTTAAAGAAACAGGATCCGTGGGCATGTCCTTGGTTGTGTGGAGTTTATGTGGATTTCTGTCCATGATTGGCGCACTCTGTTACGCGGAACTCGGCACCTCGATCCCCAAGTCTGGGAGTGACTATGCGTACATCAACGAGGCGTTTGGTCCAATGCCATCCTTCTTGTATTTATGGGCGGCCAACGTCATCTTCGT ACCCACCACGAATGCCATCATGGGTTTGACCGTGGCCAGCTATCTCGCACAACCTTTCTTCCCGGATTGTGAGGTACCGCAGCTGGCCATGCAACTCATAGCGGCACTCTGCATTTGCTTCCTCACTTGGTTGAATTGCCATAGTATGAAAGTCACCACCAGTCTACAGAACATGTTCATGTTCACCAAGCTGacagccttggccttggtgaTTGGCGTTGGGTTTATTGTCTTTGTTCAAG GAGGCTACAAGAGGTTTGACAATGCTTTTGCCAACACGGAAACGGATCCGGGGAAGATTGCCGTATCGTTTTATTCGGGAATCTACTCCTATGCGGGCTGGAACTATCTAAACTTCATGACCGAGGAATTGAGGGACCCGTATCG TAACCTTCCCAAGGCCATCTACATTTCCATTCCCTTGGTGACTATCTCTTACGTGTTGGCTAATGTGGCTTACCTGGCCGTGCTCGATCCGGTGTCGATGATTTCGTCAAATGCAGTGGCAGTCACGTTTGCCGACCAGACTTTGGGCATCGGATCGCTCTTGATCCCGGCTTTGGTGGCTGTGTCGGCTTTTGGTGGCCTTAGTTGCCACATCATGACATCAAGCCGATTGTGCTTCGTAGGAGCTCGACAAGGTCACTTTCCGGACTGCCTTTCTATGATTACCGTGGATAAATTCACACCCAAACCGGCACTGATATTTCTG TGTATTTTGTCCTTGTTCTACCTTGGCGTAGGGGATATTTATTCCTTGATCGATTACGCCTCATTCGTGGAATCCATGTTTATTCTCATATCGCTAACTGGTCTCTTGTATCTGCGATGGAAACGACCTAATATGGAAAGGCCAATTAAG GTTCATTTGGCTGTGCCCATCACGTTCTTATTTATCTGTACGTTCCTCGTGTTCATGCCCTTGTACGTACGTCCCATGGAAGTTGGAATGGGTCTCCTGATCACGGCATCAGGCATCCCCATTTATCTGGTTGGAGTGAAATTAACCAATAAACCTGCTTGGTTTACAACCTTATTAG GTCAAGTGACGAACCAGACTCAAAAGCTTTTCATGTCCGTGAAAGAGGATTAA
- the LOC131886060 gene encoding serine-aspartate repeat-containing protein F-like, translating to MTSTTPDTRGPASPWTVESECPGDPSLMSTPFSISKGIGARKRAFPLEDSQGSPNLRRSLQGVCDLLDCSLSSPGKKARVNPDDQLKLKSQVSIEELTDLKAFRRRLKTFTPKLWSSVNPVSPLICAQKGWEVSERDLLKCLVCRSHVFAKLPSSAEPHVFQKSVTSLLDKLTSAHHKYCPWATVSVPRSYLDPFQPQQELLGDVVQLIQSNSTGKHREILPLFSSRTRNHLVPGELIDWLALKADIASIDSVQKTSAVVLSLMGWQIVESSRVFVYHCHLCQRKCGSWLYCALGEELDPLEELFPDESEVIHAEITNEVLVSLTSQSVQDVLKETQEASRMDEEADLTNKDDDQEEEDSEQKELCFSFSQPLALVHSPGSKSVPPPIDGEKILERVFSKPLGFSPPSRAMSEASMEVNFDERSVLDLNVSKPKPTDGQDIFPPQMKKDWSKTKVMDSSMDVNYDSCSVMEGESNACALSNLDSVSQTPSEELPVSSEYALEPEAPCKDLDGINDAGLAERVFGSDILQAVTKTALHSEASNLEVPKPDESMIANLDPSSPKPSVTYPLNHLKSAVGNDVIADIESDKETDALIVDEQEDLEIEPDAETEDEGERDEDEDVIGANNNQQASEEEVNYDERLEKQDKSHSDDDDASSNSETSPRDFPQSSMKATFEPQGVGCESNPDNDHSSSNYDDAQDDVSDPDEHDPRGNEGVHDAGELEDVDDEDKEEEQSEEEHEDEEDDNVDDDDDDDVDTGNNNSLMLGDSEEDQEEDDDPTPDVVTLSSDDDEDEKLREDDSSMSDLQLSSESSPLKNRNGSGNEDQDVNEEPFPNLDGCFDLNGVNTKPGFHPLREHLRWCPWVNQVHDGSDQLGWTSLIKQLTHLREKEIAQLTSGDDSPSSHHHGSREKDVRNAQGLLNLWT from the exons ATGACGTCAACCACGCCCGACACGAGAGGTCCGGCCTCACCCTGGACGGTTGAATCTGAGTGTCCTGGTGATCCGAGCCTCATGTCCACTCCGTTCTCAATTTCCAAAGGAATCGGAGCTAGAAAACGAGCCTTTCCCCTTGAAGATTCGCAGGGTTCTCCGAATTTACGACGGTCGCTCCAAGG GGTGTGTGACTTGTTGGATTGCTCATTGTCTTCGCCCGGGAAAAAAGCCCGCGTCAACCCAGATGACCAGCTCAAGTTGAAATCCCAAGTATCGATAGAAGAACTGACGGATTTGAAGGCGTTTCGTCGCCGCTTGAAGACTTTTACGCCCAAGCTATGGTCTTCGGTGAATCCGGTATCACCTCTGATTTGCGCCCAAAAAGGTTGGGAGGTGTCTGAGCGCGATCTATTGAAGTGTTTGGTATGCCGCAGCCATGTCTTTGCCAAATTACCGTCCTCGGCCGAACCtcatgtgttccaaaagagtGTGACAAGTCTGCTCGATAAGCTCACCTCGGCCCATCACAAGTATTGCCCATGGGCTACTGTCTCCGTTCCCCGGTCGTATTTAGATCCGTTTCAGCCGCAACAAGAGCTGTTGGGTGATGTCGTTCAACTGATTCAAAGTAATTCCACCGGGAAGCATCGGGAGATCCTTCCTCTGTTTTCATCACGCACCCGAAACCATTTGGTACCTGGCGAACTAATCGACTGGCTGGCCCTAAAAGCCGACATAGCTTCGATTGATTCGGTTCAAAAGACATCGGCTGTGGTTTTAAGTCTCATGGGCTGGCAAATCGTAGAATCCTCGCGTGTGTTCGTCTACCATTGCCACTTGTGCCAAAGGAAATGCGGGTCATGGTTGTATTGCGCTCTCGGAGAAGAGCTGGATCCTTTGGAGGAGCTTTTTCCAGATGAAAGCGAGGTCATTCATGCCGAAATAACCAATGAAGTCTTGGTCTCCTTGACTTCTCAGTCTGTTCAAGATGTGTTGAAAGAGACACAAGAAGCGAGCCGGATGGACGAGGAAGCCGATTTGACCAATAAGGACGATGAccaagaagaggaagattCGGAGCAAAAAGAACTGTGTTTTAGCTTTAGCCAACCTCTGGCTCTTGTCCACTCACCAGGGTCTAAAAGCGTACCACCTCCAATTGATGGTGAAAAGATTCTTGAGCGCGTCTTCTCAAAACCCCTTGGATTTTCTCCACCTTCTCGTGCCATGTCTGAGGCCAGCATGGAGGTCAACTTTGATGAGCGGAGTGTCCTTGATCTCAATgtttcaaagccaaagccTACGGACGGCCAAGACATATTTCCAcctcaaatgaaaaaagattggAGTAAGACCAAAGTAATGGATTCTAGTATGGATGTGAACTACGACTCGTGTAGTGTCATGGAAGGAGAGTCAAATGCTTGCGCATTAAGCAACCTAGACTCTGTGTCGCAAACTCCTAGTGAGGAGCTGCCCGTTTCTAGTGAGTATGCTCTGGAACCTGAGGCTCCATGTAAGGACCTAGACGGTATCAACGATGCAGGATTGGCCGAGAGAGTTTTTGGAAGTGACATCTTGCAAGCTGTAACCAAAACGGCTCTTCATTCGGAAGCATCAAATCTAGAAGTTCCTAAACCGGACGAAAGCATGATTGCAAATCTTGACCCCTCCAGTCCTAAACCCTCCGTGACGTATCCATTAAACCATCTGAAATCTGCGGTTGGTAACGACGTGATTGCAGACATTGAATCGGATAAGGAGACCGATGCATTGATTGTGGACGAACAGGAAGACTTGGAAATCGAGCCGGACGCTGAAACTGAAGATGAAGGGGAACGcgacgaagacgaggatgTTATTGGGGCTAATAATAATCAACAGGCCAGTGAAGAAGAAGTAAATTACGATGAAAGACTCGAAAAGCAAGACAAAAGTCACTCGGACGACGACGACGCGTCATCAAATAGTGAAACAAGCCCTCGAGATTTTCCTCAGTCGTCAATGAAAGCCACATTTGAGCCTCAGGGTGTCGGCTGCGAAAGCAACCCTGATAACGATCATTCGTCAAGTAATTATGATGATGCGCAAGATGATGTATCGGATCCAGACGAACATGATCCTCGCGGCAATGAAGGCGTACACGATGCTGGTGAACTGGAGGACGTAGATGACGaggacaaagaagaagaacaaagtgAAGAGGAAcacgaagacgaagaagacgataatgtcgatgatgatgatgatgacgatgttgATACTGGCAATAATAATAGTCTAATGTTAGGTGACAGTGAAGAGGATCAGGAGGAAGATGATGACCCAACCCCTGACGTGGTGACTCTTTCTTCCGACGACGATGAAGACGAAAAATTGCGTGAAGATGATAGCTCCATGTCCGACCTACAATTATCGTCTGAGAGCAGCCCATTGAAGAACAGAAACGGCTCTGGCAATGAAGACCAAGACGTCAATGAAGAACCATTCCCCAATCTGGATGGATGTTTCGATTTGAATGGGGTCAATACAAAACCCGGGTTTCATCCCCTTCGTGAGCATTTGCGATGGTGCCCGTGGGTAAATCAAGTGCATGATGGTTCGGATCAATTGGGTTGGACGTCGCTAATCAAGCAACTTACCCATCTTCGTGAGAAAGAAATTGCTCAATTGACTTCTGGAGATGATAGTCCGTCGTCTCATCATCATGGATCTCGAGAAAAAGATGTTCGAAATGCTCAGGGGCTCTTAAatctttggacttaa
- the LOC131886053 gene encoding uncharacterized protein LOC131886053 — MGGLRTLVWMILLSSVPALAKSTPGAKHEFQTHRRVRRHIFNSESNQVVHSSHRWGGSAKSQHHLERLVLVLEDLVSGQNVTLDLSLNTDLIPDSYFEKHHHEGKTLTKKFSSAKEVELCHYNGLVRGRVHSWVALSTCDGIHGVVFDGRHFHHIEPENEEYHLLYQQNDHLSSLQSSNFTSRTKRSVSNEKGSGYLSDQNNLHPPETDHKSDIEAVLGPWNANKRSRYVELVLVVDKREFQDHNEDLQKVQRICKDIANVMNGLYSPLNIYIALVGVIVWTEYDEIKLSTNGDQTLTNFLHYRKERLVKEHPNDNAQLLTGITFDGGVVGKALKGPMCTYEFSGGVNMWHSDVIGLVATTVAHEMGHNFGMEHDRDYCVCPDDRCIMAPASSTLKPSFWSSCSLEYLALAFEQGMDYCLRNRPVKLFESPVCGNGFVEQGEECDCGLKNHCDNPCCNPESCTLYANATCATGECCDFKTCRPKPSGDLCRPSDHACDLPEFCTGESEFCPNDVYKVDGTPCKVGHAFCYQGTCRTHSDQCKLLWGPSGKKSEDECYEQNLKGSRHGNCGYNRINESYIQCSLEDVRCGMLHCSHLNERLEFGMESAAILSHSFINSRGRIIPCRTALVDLGLNDIDPGMVPEGSKCGDGKLCVNQRCIPVESLVIGPKSCPRDCSGNGICNSKGHCHCNIGYEPPLCDAPGPGGSIDSGPASSSDEWSPLVFILVACLTLLPLLCLFCCFVAWRAKGVSSSPREWKLFFDEKARSSVDAGPSKKKYHSKLEISGPLENSGLGSPTPSHALLPHVDTSTSALSSLPTTVKESSDSEDAVKFKQESSSRIFGLSRPKFGRQCSASRVEGEKLTFMQSLARSITFPTSIKSREASAKYEIKVEHQQPNSDSSTPIESVEEKEDVKIVMEKELEPPSGESPLVITQSKPPPPPRPNIFVPTSNSKLAFPHSSTFTSGLVSRSPFLTASSSFSTPSALSDASMPSKKLQHSLRYSPKPASLNELASDSSPAEIAVEHKVTTPSSQSAGISSASGQTALQPSKSSVAGSAQPSSLNKKTTTVLAPSRSASGTTTLLTSKPLQSPFFKKAASSSPSVVVTASVTSAITTKPTTSTSVSPSSQFSTFQPLSTSKESSEPSEVVQAHGTHMTKNSTLPTSLSSIYGAHMNMPKSSTLPSGSTPGGLRPEIGKPVLQTATSSAQSLISRAPSTGISQSSILAKTDRRDRSSKGVVFCDPITLPSPTNPNNPPIIHQPTMTSSMIVLMSSPRPSPTVASAPKNQMSIITPTWTTEPTPLTSDAVICHIDESEPDGETTTTLGATSSAPIASPDREVSSPSPSGSSSLAKIKSKLSHGTKKPDPDASSDSSIRSNLRGLEISGPILQSTMDLKTKLVPICGTENTPISRSSPIQTLSPTPKRAAPPPPIQPRGQFKGSHNDSNLKETAVSNSPKPSAVSRSSSSASSIGKRPASIATSRPTRPSAPPPMPPPSRTQVPARTQVSASASAQKPASHLNDGGPSREDNTKQEHIYEKIKGSTPDKEMPKAKKESTPRPSSIGLKGSEVASPQDSEYGTPSSSPLFAKKSPDTVSMASSEGDLMKEILKEIVTKDDEIYSTLTRKKKKSVPKP; from the exons ATGGGAGGGCTCCGTACCCTAGTTTGGATGATTCTCCTGAGCTCTGTCCCGGCCTTAGCCAAGTCCACACCCGGTGCGAAGCATGAATTCCAAACTCACCGGAGAGTGCGCCGACACATCTTCAACTCAGAATCGAATCAAGTAGTCCATTCCTCCCATAGATGGGGGGGTTCTGCCAAGAGTCAACATCACCTGGAACGATTGGTCTTGGTCTTGGAGGATCTGGTGAGCGGTCAAAATGTGACTTTAGATCTCAGTCTGAACACGGACCTTATCCCTGATTCCTACTTCGAAAAACATCACCATGAG GGTAAGACACTTACCAAAAAGTTTTCCTCGGCCAAGGAGGTTGAATTGTGTCACTACAACGGATTGGTGCGGGGTCGTGTTCACTCATGGGTCGCTCTCTCCACTTGCGATGGAATCCACGGTGTCGTCTTTGATGGACGACATTTTCATCATATTGAACCCGAGAATGAAGAGTACCACCTGCTCTACCAACAAAATGATCACCTCTCGTCGTTACAATCCTCAAATTTCACCTCCAGGACCAAGCGAAGTGTGTCCAACGAAAAAGGTTCAGGCTATCTGAGTGATCAAAACAATCTACACCCTCCGGAAACTGATCACAAATCGGATATCGAGGCAGTATTAGGACCGTGGAATGCTAATAAACGGTCCAGGTATGTAGAGCTGGTTTTGGTGGTGGATAAACGAGAATTCCAAGACCACAACGAGGACCTGCAAAAAGTGCAACGGATATGCAAAGACATTGCCAATGTCATGAATGGCCTTTATTCGCCTCTGAACATTTACATCGCATTAGTCGGTGTTATTGTTTGGACCGAATATGACGAGATCAAGTTATCCACGAACGGAGACCAAACTCTGACGAATTTTCTCCATTATCGGAAAGAGCGCTTAGTCAAAGAACATCCCAATGACAATGCTCAACTACTCACCGGGATTACTTTCGATGGAGGTGTGGTAGGAAAAGCCTTGAAAGGGCCTATGTGTACATACGAGTTTTCCGGCGGGGTCAACATGTGGCACAGTGATGTGATTGGGCTCGTGGCCACGACAGTGGCTCATGAAATGGGCCACAATTTCGGTATGGAGCATGATCGTGATTACTGCGTGTGTCCCGACGACCGATGTATTATGGCCCCGGCCTCGTCTACGCTCAAACCCTCGTTTTGGAGCTCCTGCAGTCTCGAATATTTGGCCCTTGCATTTGAGCAAGGCATGGACTATTGTCTTAGAAATCGGCCCGTCAAACTATTTGAGTCACCGGTTTGTGGCAATGGTTTCGTGGAGCAAGGTGAAGAATGCGACTGTGGCCTCAAAAACCATTGCGACAATCCCTGTTGTAATCCTGAAAGCTGCACCTTGTATGCTAATGCTACTTGTGCTACTGGGGAATGCTGCGACTTCAAGACTTGCAGGCCCAAGCCTTCCGGCGATTTGTGCCGGCCTTCAGATCATGCTTGTGATCTCCCAGAGTTTTGCACTGGTGAATCAGAATTCTGTCCCAACGATGTCTATAAAGTGGATGGGACACCATGCAAGGTTGGCCACGCTTTCTGTTACCAAGGTACGTGTCGAACCCACTCTGACCAATGCAAATTACTTTGGGGTCCGTCGGGCAAGAAATCCGAAGACGAATGCTACGAGCAGAATTTGAAAGGCAGTCGACATGGAAATTGCGGTTACAACCGAATAAATGAATCCTACATTCAGTGCTCATTAGAGGATGTACGTTGTGGGATGCTACATTGCTCTCATCTAAATGAAAGGCTTGAATTTGGAATGGAGTCTGCCGCTATTCTCTCGCATTCTTTCATCAATTCTCGAGGTCGAATCATTCCCTGTCGAACGGCCCTAGTTGATCTGGGGCTGAATGATATTGATCCTGGAATGGTTCCAGAAGGATCAAAATGCGGCGATGGTAAACTCTGTGTCAATCAGCGATGCATTCCTGTGGAATCGCTAGTCATTGGTCCGAAATCGTGTCCACGAGATTGTAGTGGCAACGGCATTTGCAACAGCAAGGGTCATTGCCACTGCAACATCGGTTACGAACCTCCACTGTGTGATGCCCCTGGTCCTGGGGGAAGTATCGATAGTGGTCCTGCCAGTTCCTCTGATGAATGGTCTCCTTTGGTATTCATCCTCGTCGCGTGCCTTACTCTTCTTCCGTTGTTGTGcttattttgttgctttgtGGCTTGGAGAGCCAAGGGCGTTTCCTCCAGTCCCAGGGAGTGGAAGcttttctttgatgaaaagGCACGTTCGAGTGTGGATGCAGGCCCTAGCAAGAAGAAATACCATTCCAAGCTGGAGATTTCTGGACCATTGGAGAATTCTGGCCTTGGAAGTCCAACACCAAGTCATGCCTTACTCCCTCATGTAGATACCAGCACTTCAGCGTTGAGCTCGTTACCAACAACGGTGAAGGAATCCAGCGATTCTGAAGACGCtgtcaaattcaaacaagaaTCTTCAAGCCGAATATTTGGCCTTTCTCGCCCCAAATTTGGAAGACAATGCTCTGCCAGTAGAGTGGAAGGCGAGAAGCTCACTTTTATGCAGTCACTAGCTCGTAGTATCACATTTCCAACGTCAATCAAATCCCGTGAAGCGtctgcaaaatatgaaattaagGTGGAACATCAACAACCAAATTCGGATAGTTCCACTCCAATCGAATctgttgaagaaaaagaggacgTCAAAATAGTGATGGAAAAGGAACTTGAGCCCCCAAGTGGAGAGTCTCCCCTTGTTATAACCCAAAGCAAACCTCCGCCACCTCCAAGGCCCAATATCTTTGTACCTACCTCGAATTCGAAGCTTGCTTTCCCTCACAGCTCCACCTTCACCTCAGGCCTTGTTTCTAGATCTCCTTTCTTAACAgcctcatcttcattttctacACCCTCCGCCTTGTCAGATGCATCAatgccttcaaagaaattgcAACACTCTTTGAGGTACAGTCCCAAACCGGCCTCATTGAATGAGTTAGCCTCAGATTCGAGTCCAGCTGAGATTGCAGTTGAACACAAAGTTACGACTCCATCTTCGCAGAGTGCCGGTATCTCATCAGCATCGGGGCAGACTGCATTGCAGCCGTCAAAATCATCGGTAGCAGGCAGTGCACAACCCTCATCTTTGAATAAGAAAACAACAACTGTGTTAGCTCCCAGCAGATCTGCTTCTGGAACAACTACCTTGCTGACATCAAAACCTCTGCAGTcgccattttttaaaaaagctgcTTCTTCGTCTCCGTCTGTGGTTGTTACTGCGTCTGTGACCTCTGCCATTACCACAAAGCCTACAACATCTACTTCAGTCTCCCCTTCATCTCAGTTTAGCACCTTCCAGCCTTTGAGCACCAGCAAGGAGAGCTCAGAGCCGTCCGAAGTGGTTCAAGCTCATGGAACTCATATGACAAAGAACAGCACTTTGCCAACTTCCTTGAGCTCCATCTACGGAGCACATATGAATATGCCCAAGTCGTCCACATTACCGTCTGGTTCGACTCCGGGTGGCTTGAGGCCAGAAATTGGTAAACCAGTCCTACAAACTGCTACGTCTTCAGCCCAATCGTTAATATCAAGAGCTCCCAGCACGGGGATCTCGCAGAGTTCCATTCTCGCCAAAACGGACCGTCGAGATAGGAGCTCTAAAGGCGTTGTTTTTTGCGACCCAATCACTTTACCAAGTCCCACAAATCCGAATAATCCTCCAATCATTCATCAACCGACCATGACATCATCAATGATTGTACTGATGTCATCGCCCAGACCTTCCCCAACTGTAGCAAGTGCTCCCAAGAACCAAATGTCCATAATTACACCAACATGGACCACAGAACCGACTCCCTTGACCTCTGATGCGGTAATATGTCACATCGATGAATCTGAACCTGATGGAGAAACAACCACCACGCTGGGTGCCACCTCATCGGCACCAATCGCTTCGCCCGACCGCGAAGTATCAAGCCCGAGCCCATCAGGGAGCAGTAGCTTGgccaaaatcaaatccaagcTATCTCATGGTACCAAAAAGCCTGACCCAGACGCCAGTAGTGATTCAAGCATCAGGTCTAACCTAAGGGGATTGGAAATCTCTGGACCCATTCTTCAATCCACAATGGATCTAAAAACCAAGTTAGTACCGATTTGTGGCACTGAGAATACTCCGATCTCAAGATCGAGCCCAATCCAGACCCTGAGTCCAACACCAAAACGAGCAGCACCGCCTCCGCCTATTCAGCCTCGAGGTCAATTCAAAGGCTCGCACAATGATTCAAACCTGAAAGAAACGGCCGTTTCCAATAGCCCGAAACCCTCGGCTGTGTCTCGCTCTTCCTCCTCGGCATCATCGATTGGTAAGAGGCCTGCGAGTATTGCTACGTCACGCCCTACTAGACCCTCGGCCCCACCTCCAATGCCGCCGCCTTCTCGAACTCAAGTGCCTGCTCGGACTCAAGTTTCGGCCAGCGCTTCCGCTCAAAAACCGGCCTCACACTTAAATGATGGCGGCCCATCGAGAGAAGATAATACAAAACAAGAGCACATTTATGAAAAAATCAAGGGAAGTACTCCGGACAAAGAGATGCCTAAGGCTAAGAAAGAGTCCACCCCGCGTCCAAGTTCAATTGGCTTGAAAGGGTCAGAAGTAGCCAGTCCTCAAGACTCGGAATATGGAACCCCTTCGTCGTCACCACTTTTTGCCAAGAAGTCTCCGGACACCGTTTCAATGGCCAGTAGCGAAGGCGATCTGATGAAAGAAATACTCAAGGAGATCGTGACTAAGGATGACGAGATCTATAGCACGCTTaccaggaagaagaagaagtctGTTCCGAAGCCTTAA